From the Streptococcus halotolerans genome, the window CGAGATAATGAACCTTACCAGCACGCACCAAATCATTCAAAGCGGCCATGGTTTCTTCAATCGGCGTATGGTAATCCCAACGGTGAATGTATAAGATATCAATATAATCGGTTCCCAAACGTTTTAAACTGGCTTCTACTTGATTAAAAATAGCCTTGCGTGACAAACCTTTGGTATTTGGGCTGTCAGAATGGCCGTCACCGAAAAAGAGTTTGGTAGCAATAATCACCTCATCACGCTTAGCAAAGTCAGCCAAAGCACGACCTAGATATTCTTCACTAGTCCCTTGGGCATAGGTATTAGCGGTGTCGAAAAAATTGATTCCCATGTCCAACGCTTTTTTGATAATATGACGACTATCTGCTTCATTAAGTAACCAACCAGAATGAAAACCTACGCTTGCATCTCCGAAACTCATACAACCCAAACATAATTTTGACACTTCAAGGCCTGTATTTCCCAATCTTGTGTATTCCATCATTGCCCTCCATTTATCTAACCTGAACTTATTATACACCCTAGAGTGAACTCCAAGTCAAGCGTTTTCATGATGAAACTAATAAGAATCGGATGACATCCAATGCTTAAAGCATATACCAGACGATAGCTATGTATTGCAAGGCTGAAGCTAGAAGGATAAAGAGGTGCCAAATCATATGAAAATAAGGTTTTTTCTTAGCGTAAAAGAAAGCACCGACTGTATATGATAAGCCCCCTGCTAGCATGAGCAGGCCAAAAACAAGATTAGTTTTTTGAATAATGGCTGGGAGAATAAAAACAACCAGCCAGCCCATAAAGAGATAAAGAGAAAGACTAAAACTTTCATTAATATTCTTAGCAAAAATTTTATAAAGAATCCCAAAAACAGTGGCTCCCCACTGTAAAACGATAATGGTAATACCCAGCCAACCACCAACCAAGGATAGGGCTACTGGCGTGTAAGAACCCGCAATAGCAATGTAAATCATACTATGGTCGACAATTCGCAGGATATATTTCTGTGGTGTTCCATAAGTCATTGAATGATAAACCGTCGATGACAAAAACATCAAGAAAAGGCTGATAACAAAAATAGACATCCCCACTGCTGCTGTCATATCATAAAGCTGGAAAGCTCTAATAGCAGTAACGGGTAAAAGACCTAGCATAATGGCTGATCCCACCCCATGTGTTGTTGCATTGGCAATTTCTTCTCCAAACGATAGCGGATGATTTAATTTAAAGGTTTGATTCACTATTTTTTCCTCCCAGTTCAATCGTTAACAAGCGAGCCTTATAATAAGACTTTACAGCCAAACAAGCGTAAGCAATAACCTCTGGCACTTCTGCTTCTTCATTCATACAAGTGGCAAACCAATTGTATAAATCTTCCGAGCTATAATCCTGTTCCAGAACGCTTAGCGTCTCACCAATCTCTTGCAAGCTAAAAACATTTTTCAAAAACGCAATAGCAATTAAACGAGCTATCTGATGACGTTGGTATTTTTTCTTAAACGGCTTTTCTAAATGACCATGCTTGACATAATTGTTTACCATAGAAGATGTAATCCCTTTAGCATCCCTGTCAACACCTGTCTGGCTAACCTTGTTAACATAGTAAAGGACTTGGTCTAAATAGAGGTCCAATTCTGGTAACTCTTTCCATAGTGGTATTTTCTCTAATTTTATTTCTTCAAAAATATCATATCTAGTTTTCATAACCAGATTATATCATTTATATAATTTAAAACAAGAAAAAACCTTGCCCAGAGACAAGATTTCGAGGTTATTTTAAAGTGGCTAAGGCAGCCTCATAAGTTTGCTCTAGTAACATGGTAATAGTCATAGGACCAACACCACCAGGAACTGGCGTTATCAAATCAGCTATTGATTTAACTGCTTCAAAATCGACATCCCCCGATAGTTTCCCATTCTCATCGCGATTCATGCCCACATCAATCACGACTGCGCCTGGTTTGACATAATCAGCTGTGATAAATTTTGAGCGCCCAATAGCAACCACCAAAATATCTGCTGTCTTGGTAATGTCAGCCAAATGTTTCGTTCTAGAATGTGTCGAGGTTACGGTAGCATCAGCTTCTAAGAGAAGAGCAGCCATCGGTTTACCAACGATATTGGAACGACCAACAACGACCGCATTTTTTCCTTCTAAGTCAACACCATAAACTGCGAACATCTTCATGATACCAGCAGGTGTGCAAGGAATCATAGCTGGTTTTCCAGACCACAAACGTCCCGTATTAACATGATGAAAACCATCAACGTCCTTAGTCGGGTCAATTGCTAGGACAACTTTTTCCTCATCAATATGATCTGGCAGGGGTAACTGCACTAGAATCCCGTGAAAGCGATCATCACGATTGTACTGCTCAACCACAGCCAGAAGCTCTTCTTGAGAGATAGCTGCTGATAAACGAACCGTTTCACTGAAAAATCCAGCTTTTTTAGCAGACCGTTCTTTATTTCTAACATAAACCTGACTAGCAGGATTTTCTCCGACCAAAATAACCACCAAACCTGGAACAAGTCCCTCTTTCTCCTTTAAGTGAGCAACCTTTTCAGCCAATTCAGCCTGCATCTTTTGGGCCAAGCCCTTACCATCAATCAATCTTGCCATCCTACACTCCTATACTTTTTGACCATTATACCAAAAAGCTAGGCTGATACCTAGCATCTTTTTTATAATACTTTACTCAAGAAATGTTTCGTTCTTTCTTCCTGAGTATTTTCAAAGATTTGTTGAGGTGTGCCATCTTCTACGATAACACCACCATCCATGAAAATGACACGGTCAGCCACCTCACGCGCAAATCCCATTTCATGTGTCACAATAACCATGGTCATCCCAGACTTCGCCAAGTCTTGCATAACGACCAAAACCTCTCCTACCATTTCGGGATCAAGAGCTGATGTTGGTTCATCAAAAAGCAAAACATCTGGATCCATAGCCAATCCACGCGCTATGGCAATACGTTGCTGTTGCCCACCAGATAAACTGGACGAGTAGGCATCTGCTTTATCACGAAGACCAACTTTATCTAGAAGTTCAAAAGCTTTTCTTTCTGCTTCACTCTTTGATAAACCTTTTGTTTTTATTGGCGATAAAGTGATGTTCTCCAAAATACTCATATTTGGAAAAAGGTTAAATTGTTGAAAAACCATTCCCATTTTCTCACGCATCTTGAAAACATCATTCTTTTTATCAGTAATATCCACACCTTCAAAAGTAACACTACCTTTCGTTGGTATTTCTAGTAAATTCATGGTTCTAAGGAATGTTGATTTTCCTGATCCAGAAGGACCAATGATAACCACAACTTCTCCCTTATGAATTTCAAGATTGATCCCTTTTAACACTTCATTTTGGCCAAAGTGTTTATGCAAATTCTCGATTGAAATTAATGTCTCTATCATTATAATGTTCCTCCATTACCCATTCGTTTTTCAAGGATTTGCAATAATCTAGACATTGCCGTTGTGATCATTAAATAGTAGAACGCTGCAAACAAGAGTGGTTCAACAGGAATATAGGTCGCTGTTACGACAGATTGGGCACCATTCCAAAGTTCCATTACCCCAATGGTTTGTAACAGTGAGCTGTCCTTGATGATGGTAATAAACTCATTCCCCAAAGCCGGCAAGATATTTTTGATCGCTTGAGGCAGAATAACATAACGCATAGCATTTTTAGGCTTAATACCAAGTGAATAGGCTGCTTCCAGCTGACCCTTTGGAACAGACTCAATACCGGCACGAACGGACTCCGAAATATAGGCACCACTATTCAATGAAATAATAATAATACCAGGCAAAAGACGGCTAAAATCCATATCTAAGACACCAAAACCAACCGTCGGCGCCCCACTAAAATGCATCCAGGCAAATGCAATCATGATTTGGACTACCATAGGAGTCCCCCGAAAGACCCAAACATAAAAACTGGCTATCCAAGCTAAAGGCTTAAAGGAACTCCTTTTTGAGAACGCCACTAAGATACCAATAATGGTTCCCAAAAAAACAACACAGGCAGAAATCATAATGGTGACGATAACGCCGTAATTAAAATAAGCCCAATACTTGGGAAGGAAAGAAAAATCCATAACGAACTCCTATTTACTAAAAGATAAGAACCATCATAGCATAGATAAACTAAAAACACAATGTTTTTTGGTATTTTTATACAATAAAGCATCCTTTTTTGTATAAACAAAGCTAAAATCTATTGAAATATTCACATCAGATCATAGCCTTTCTAACACCTGAGTTTTTACATGAGCTACCAGCGATGCCTCTAATATCACAGGCTCCCAACACTCGTATCACCATCTTTAAAGGCAAAATAAAAATGAGTCCGACACTATGTCCCAGACTCATTTCTACTACCTTAATAAAGCAAATCATAGATTTCCATTGCAATCAAATCAATGCTATCAAACGAATACGACTCCTTAGCTTCAACATCGCGCAAAGTGAAGACTGGTCCGTTTTCTGGATCGTTATTGAATGATACTTCTGCAACAACAACTCCTTCTCGCTCAAAATTACGTTTTAAATTACCGCCATCTGTGGCCATAAGCTCAAGACGATTGATGATTCTCACTAAATGTGATTCCATATCTTACTCCTCTATTTCTATTAATTTCTCTTATTTTACCACAAAAAGCTTTCAAAGTAACACTAAATCAACTATTTTCCTGATATTAAAAGTTTAAAAAAACGCATTAGCACTCCCTTAGTTAGACTGCCAATTTTTTGAACTTTTTACTTGCAATGCAGAACTATCGTGCTATAATAAAGTCAGATAAAGTTTGACTATATTTGACCAAAATCAATTTGGTTTGGTAAAAGTCCTATATCTATTGAAACATTTCACTTTTAAAAATCTCTCAAAAAGCGAGGTATATCTATGCTTTGTCAAAATTGTCAATTAAACGAATCAACTATCCATTTATACACTAATGTTAATGGAAGACAAAAACAAGTTGATCTTTGCCAAAACTGTTATCAAATCATGAAAACAGATCCTAAAAACAGTCTTTTGTCAAACTTAGGCCAAGGTCAAGAAAGAGCGTCATCATCTATGAACCCATTTTTCGATGATTTCTTTGGTGATCTCAATAACTTCCGCGCCTTCAGCGGTGATTTACCAAACAGTCCTAAAACACAAGCAGGTGGTCAAGGTGGCAACAACGGTCCAGGAAACCGTCATCCAAATGGTCCCCAAGGACCTACTCAACAAAAGAACCAAGGTCTCCTAGACGAATTCGGTATCAATATCACTGAAATCGCTCGTCAGGGTGACATTGATCCTGTTATTGGCCGTGATGATGAAATTCTTCGTGTCATTGAAATTCTAAACCGCCGTACTAAGAACAATCCTGTTCTTATCGGTGAACCTGGGGTTGGTAAAACAGCTGTTGTGGAAGGCCTAGCACAAAAAATTGTCGATGCTGATGTTCCACAAAAACTCCAAGGCAAGCAAGTCATTCGTCTAGATGTTGTCAGCCTTGTTCAGGGAACCGGTATCCGTGGTCAATTT encodes:
- a CDS encoding DUF1797 family protein; translated protein: MESHLVRIINRLELMATDGGNLKRNFEREGVVVAEVSFNNDPENGPVFTLRDVEAKESYSFDSIDLIAMEIYDLLY
- a CDS encoding bifunctional methylenetetrahydrofolate dehydrogenase/methenyltetrahydrofolate cyclohydrolase, encoding MARLIDGKGLAQKMQAELAEKVAHLKEKEGLVPGLVVILVGENPASQVYVRNKERSAKKAGFFSETVRLSAAISQEELLAVVEQYNRDDRFHGILVQLPLPDHIDEEKVVLAIDPTKDVDGFHHVNTGRLWSGKPAMIPCTPAGIMKMFAVYGVDLEGKNAVVVGRSNIVGKPMAALLLEADATVTSTHSRTKHLADITKTADILVVAIGRSKFITADYVKPGAVVIDVGMNRDENGKLSGDVDFEAVKSIADLITPVPGGVGPMTITMLLEQTYEAALATLK
- a CDS encoding amino acid ABC transporter permease, yielding MDFSFLPKYWAYFNYGVIVTIMISACVVFLGTIIGILVAFSKRSSFKPLAWIASFYVWVFRGTPMVVQIMIAFAWMHFSGAPTVGFGVLDMDFSRLLPGIIIISLNSGAYISESVRAGIESVPKGQLEAAYSLGIKPKNAMRYVILPQAIKNILPALGNEFITIIKDSSLLQTIGVMELWNGAQSVVTATYIPVEPLLFAAFYYLMITTAMSRLLQILEKRMGNGGTL
- the trhA gene encoding PAQR family membrane homeostasis protein TrhA — translated: MNQTFKLNHPLSFGEEIANATTHGVGSAIMLGLLPVTAIRAFQLYDMTAAVGMSIFVISLFLMFLSSTVYHSMTYGTPQKYILRIVDHSMIYIAIAGSYTPVALSLVGGWLGITIIVLQWGATVFGILYKIFAKNINESFSLSLYLFMGWLVVFILPAIIQKTNLVFGLLMLAGGLSYTVGAFFYAKKKPYFHMIWHLFILLASALQYIAIVWYML
- a CDS encoding DUF1836 domain-containing protein — protein: MKTRYDIFEEIKLEKIPLWKELPELDLYLDQVLYYVNKVSQTGVDRDAKGITSSMVNNYVKHGHLEKPFKKKYQRHQIARLIAIAFLKNVFSLQEIGETLSVLEQDYSSEDLYNWFATCMNEEAEVPEVIAYACLAVKSYYKARLLTIELGGKNSESNL
- a CDS encoding amino acid ABC transporter ATP-binding protein; translation: MIETLISIENLHKHFGQNEVLKGINLEIHKGEVVVIIGPSGSGKSTFLRTMNLLEIPTKGSVTFEGVDITDKKNDVFKMREKMGMVFQQFNLFPNMSILENITLSPIKTKGLSKSEAERKAFELLDKVGLRDKADAYSSSLSGGQQQRIAIARGLAMDPDVLLFDEPTSALDPEMVGEVLVVMQDLAKSGMTMVIVTHEMGFAREVADRVIFMDGGVIVEDGTPQQIFENTQEERTKHFLSKVL